tgcctttgGTCAAAATAACTGCAATCAAGTGCCTCTGTACTGGCAGTTTGGCCTGGTCCTCTTGTGCAAACTGCTACAGTTCTCCCATATTTGAAGGGTGCCTTTTCCCAACTGCTGTTTTCAGAACTCTCCACAAGTTTAATGGGATTTAGATCCGGACTCATTGCTGGCCATGTCAGAACAGTCCAGCGTTTTGTCTTGAACCATTCCTGGGTGTTTTTCAAAGTgtttttggggtcattgtcctgctggaagacccaTGACCTTCGACGGAGAACCAGCTTTCTGACACTTGGTCTGACATAGCACTCCAAAATGACTTGGTATTCTCCTGATTTCatgattttatttcacctttatttaaccaggtaggcaagttgagaacaagttctcatttacaattgcgacctggccaggataaagcaaagcagttcgacacagagttacacatggagtaaaacaaacatacattcaataatacagtataaacaagtctatatacgatgtgagcaaatgaggtgagataagggagggaaaggcaaaaaaaggccatggtggcaaagtaaatgcaATTtttgcaagtaaaacactggaatggtagatttgcaatggaagaatgtgcaaagtattaatacaaataatggggtgcaaaggagtaaaataaataaatgtattaaatacagtagggaaagaggtagtttgGGCTAAactataggtgggctatgtacaggtgcagtaatctgtgagctgctctgacagttggtgcttaaagctagtgagggagctaagtgtttccagtttcagagatttttgcagtttgttccagtcattggcagcagagaactggaaggagaggcagccaaagaaagaattggttttgggagtgactagagagatatacctgctggagcgtgtgctacaggtgggagatgctatggtgaccagcgagctgagataaggggggactttacctagcagggtcttgtagatgacatggagccagtgggtttggcgacgagtatgaagcgagggccagccaacgagagcgtacaggtcgcaatggtgggtagtatatggggctttggtgacaaaacggattgcactgtgatagactgtatccaatttgttgagtagggtattggaggctattttgtaaatgaaatcgccaaagtcgaggattggtaggatggtcaattTTACTTTACAGTTTTACCATGCACACGTTCAAGGCACCCAGTGCCAGTGGCAGCAAAGCAACTGCAAAACATCACTGGTACCTCGTCCATGTTTGACTGTACGGAAGGTGTTCTTTTGGTCTCATCTGTCCACAGGACATTCTCTCAGAAGGATTTTGGCATGTTCAGGTGTGTTTTGACAAATTGCAGTCATGTCACGCTGTATAACGATAGGAGACAGGCGCAGTAATACGTATAAGGGTTTTTTATTTCTCCACCCAAAATAAAGTACGTCATGAAAACGACAGGGACTAAGCCCAAAACAaacgtgtgtgtttgttttgggcttaGTCCCTGTCGTATATATTGGGATTTACCTCAAACAGAAGAGCGAGGTGTAAACCTCTAaataatacacgggacgagacccataataacaataacatgtaGCACGAAAGCTGATACAGAGCACCAACGTACATTGGACAGCTGATACTCAtaagaccaacggacatgggacAATAATCGACAAGGACAATGGGAAACAGAGGGCACAGATATACACATACTCATCAGGGTGAATGGGAACCAAgtgtgcgtaatgagacaagacagtccgcGGTTGGTGGTAATCGTCCGGAGCTggtgaacggaatgagcagcagtaccgggggaTCCGGGACGATCACAGTGATGCGGTGCGAGTCGGTCAGGGCGCTAACGCTGAAAATGGTCAGCGAAGAGTCCAGGATGTCCACCGCAGGAACCCAGCACCGCTCCTCtgggccgtacccctcccagtcaatgAGGTACTGGTGACTCCCCGCCCGATGCCACGAATCCAGGACTTCATGGACCGAGTGCGCTGGAcctccctcgatgtccagaggaggAGGCGGGGCGTCACTGGGTCCAGCCTCAGCGAGGAGACCAGGcaccactggcctgaggagagacacatgaaaagtTGGTTAATGCGGAAATCAGCAGGGAGTTGCAATAGTTACCTAATTAACCCTCCTCAGGACtgtaaacggccccacaaactgTGGGCTCAGCCCCTGGgatgctccttgggatgtttaaagtttgggaaatctttttgtatccaaatccggctttaaacttcttcacaacagtatctcggacctgcctggtgtgttccttgttcttcatgatgctctctgcgcttttaacggacctctgagactatcacagtgcaggtgcatttatacggagacttgattacacacaggtggattgtatttatcatcattagtcatttaggtcaacattggatcattcagagatcctcactgaacttctggagagagtttgctgcactgaaagtaaaggggctgaataattttgcacgcccaatgtttcagtttttgatttgttaaaaaagtttgaaatatccaataaatgtcgttccacttcatgattgtgtcccacttgttgttgattcttcacaaaaaaatacagttttatatctttatgtttgaagcctgaaatgtggcaaaaggtcgcaaagttcaagggggccgaatactttcgcaaggcactgtatatccacagtttaacgagtcctatatcgaaataacctgaaaggccactcagcaaggaagaagccactgctccaaaaccaacataaaaaacccagactacggttcgcaactgcacatggggacaaagatagtacttttttggagaaatgtcctggtctgacgaaacaaaaatagaactgttagccaataatgaccatcattatgtttggaggaaaagggggagccttgcaaactgaagaacaccataccaaccgtgACACacaggggtgacagcatcatgttgtggggatgctttgctgcaggagggactggtgcacttcacaaaatagatggcatcatgaggaagaaaattgtgtggatatattgaagcaacatctcaagacatcagtcaagaagttaaagcttggtcaagCACACTTCcatagttgtggcaaaatggtataaggacaacaaagtcaaggtattggagtggccatcacaaagcccttgacctcaatcccatagaacatttgtgggcagaactgaaaaagcgtttgcttgcaaggaggcctaccaaccggactcagttacacccgctctgttaggaggaatgggcaaagattcacccaatttattgtgggaagcttgtggaaggctacccgaaatgtttgacccaagttaaacaatttaaaggcagtgcaaccaaatactaattgagtgaaatACCCACGGAGTGCATGTgctcttctgacccactgggaatgtgatgaaataaataaaagctgaaataaatccttctcactactattatactgacatttcacattcttaaaataaagtggtgatcctaactgacctaagacagggaatttttactaggattaaatgtcaggaattgtgaaaaacagagtttaaatgtatttggctaaggtgtatgtaaacgtccgacttcaactgtacatgtggaTACCAAAATATGTTTACATTTCAACAGTTTTCTGGAAGAAATGGtgcattattttttttaatgcaaGGTTGCcaatacttttggccatgactgtatacGGTCAAGTGCCAGAACAGAACAGCGCGGCTGGCCATTAAATTTTCACTGAGGGCTAATAATAACATGCatatgtcaatctctcctggctgaaagtagaggagagattgactgcatcactacttgTCTTGGTGAGAGGTATTGACTTGTTGAAAGCATCGAACTGTCTGTTCAAAAtgctaacacacagctcagacacccatacgtaccccacgagacatgccaccaggggtctcttcacattCCCCAAGTCCAGAACCGACTCTGGGAATTccacagtactatatagagccacgactacatggaactctcttccACATCAAGTATTTCAAGCTATCAGTCAAATCAGGTTGAAACAGATAaaacaacacctcacggcacaacgcgaactgtgaagagaggagactgctgaagggagaacggctcataataatggccagaacggagcgaatggaatttGATACGAATCCACTAATTCCACTCCAgccgttaccacgagcccgttctccccaattaaggtgctaccaacctcctgtggaagagacgcacacacactctaaaatagacacacacacacattggaccatTGTAAATGTTATATTGTACATTTTTATAACAgagtaataatgtaataatgtatcGAATGATGTATTGTTTAATTTAGGATGTAGGCtgctgttgttttgttgtgatgtaacTGTTGTattcctgtttggaccccaggaggCATAGGAATCCTAATAAATAGTGAAAATACTACAATACATTTAGTAAGCCATGAATTTATTATTTTGTACTTGTTTTTGCCTTTGTTTGATACAGTCGGTATGAGTTATGATGATACAACAGTAGCCTCCTGGGGATGAAAGTGGGCCAGATCAGATGGCACAACACTGACACCTACCGGTTGTGGATTATTCCAAAGCAGGATATTACAAGGTGATTTACATTTTGTCCACTTGATGGCATACTTTGCTTTGTAAAATGTATGCTGGCAAACTGTTTAAGTTTAAACCAAGCAGTCATACTGGCTGTGTTTACACTCCTATaccttttgaccaatcacatcagatcttttgacatcagatctttttcatagctgatctgattggttaaaatacatattagtaaaaataaagatcaGAATTGAGTTGCCTGTGTAAACCAAGGGGTGTCAAACATATTCCACAGAGGGACAGTTTTTTTTTACCATTCAATTAAATAAGACCTCgtcaaccaggtgaggggaattCCTAACTATTTATTGACCTTAAGTCATAAATTAAGTATAAGGGAGGAGCGAAAATGTGCAGACACTCTGCACTCCATGGAATGTGTTTGACATGTGCTGTATGTGAATGGACAAAGCCATTGATCACTTGACACCATTCATTGCTATGTGAAGACTCATTAGCGCCACAGatgatccattatatttatcacaccctgatctgttttacctgtccttgtgtttgtcgccacccccctccaggtgtcacccgtcttccccattatcccctgtgttttTATAcctatgttctctctctgttgccagttcgttttgtttgtggaacctaccagcgtttgttcccctgctcctgcctgtttcttgctcctgttttctagtccCTCCCGGTTTTGACTGTTCTGCTTTCACTGACCCTGAACCTGTCTTCCGTTCTGGACCTTGCACCACCTCACTgaattattgacccctgcctgcactgaccctgagactgcctgccgttctagAACTGttgcaccctctctggattattaACATCAGCCAGcctttgacctgtcgtttgcctgcccatGTATTAGAAATAACTTTTGtttcttcgacactgtctgcatctgggtcatacctgaaacgggatagtacgaactggccatgactgactcAGCAGACTCAGACCAGCTCCGCAAcgccctctcctcccagggagccACCATTGAAAGGCATGAGGAGTTGCTTCGCGGTCTTCTGGAAGGGTTCCAGACCTTGGCCGAATGCCACGACCAAGCATTGAACACATCGCTGGAGCAATTTCGTGGATTGTCTACTATGCAGCCTACCATGACggtaacctcccagcccctcagCAACCCTGCTGTTAGCAGCGCCGTCACCCCGGTTTCCCAGGAACCCTGCTTACCTCCCTCGGAGCGCTTCGATAGAGTTGGGCACCTCTCGGGCGTTTCTCGCTCAGTGTTCCCTCAGTGTCCCTCATCATCAAGCTGCAGTCCTCCTCCTTCATCACGTTGATGTCCAGGAGGGCTCTCGCCTGGGCTACGACAGTATGGGAACAACAGTCGGCCGTATGCTCCAGTCTGGAGGAGTTCATGGCAGAGGTAAAGAAGGTTTTCGATGCTCTATTGTCCGGGAGAGAGGTTGCCTAGAAAATACTCCAGCTTCTGCACGGCTCCCTCTCTCCGGCACTCCATGCATCGCTACCTGTTACCTCTCACCTCCTCGGCCTTCTCGCCGCTCCAGGGGGCCACCGTGTTCTCCAAGTTGGACCTATGGAACGCCTACCATCTGGTGCGGATACGGGACGGGGAAGAGTGGAAGACTGCCGTCAACATGGCCAGCGGCCATTACGAGTACCTAGTCATGCCCTTTGGCCTTACCTAAGCCCCTGCTATGATCCAGGATATGGTTAATGATGTTCTCCGCGATATGTTGAACCGGTTCAtctacctcgatgacatcctcgTCTTCTCCCGCTCCACCCAAGAACACGTGCTCCACATCCGACAGGTTCTCCAATGCCTCCTGGATAACCAGCTTTTTGTAAGAGCAGAGAAGTGTGAAATCCATCTCTTCACCATCCCCATTCTGGGTTACATCATTGCTGCAGGGAGTATACAGATGGATCCtgggaaggtgagagaggtggTGGGTTGGCCCCAGCCTACGTCCAGAGTACAgctgcatagcggagaaggtacggtgggattcgatatggtcggtgatctgtttattaacttggcttttgaagaccttagaaaggcagggtaggatagatattggtctgtaacagtttgggtctagagtgtcactccctttgaagagggggatgactgcggcagctttccaatctttggggatctcagacgatacgaaagagaggttgaacaggctagtaataggaggttgcaacaattgcagcggataattttagaaacagagggtccagattgtctagcccgggtGATTTGTAGGGGCCcatattttgcagctctttcagaacatcagctatctggatttgggtgagaaatggggaggcttgggaaagttgctgtggggggtgcagagctgttgaccggggtaggggtagccaggtggaaagcttGGCTAGCCGTAGAAAAacgcttattgaaattctcaattatagtggatttatcggtggtgacagtgtttcctagcctcagtgcagtgggcagctggtaggaggtgctcttattctccactttacagtgttccagaactttctggagtttgtgctacaggatgcaaatttctgtttgaaaaagctagcctttgcgtTCCTAACTTCtgtgaaaagttgcatatcgcaggggatATTCAATGCTAAttcagtacgccacaggatgtttttgtgctggtcaagggcagtcaggtctggagtgaaccaagggctatatctgttcctggttctaaattttttgaatggggcatgcttatttaagatggtgaggaaagcacttttaaagtgAAAAAAATATAGAGAATGGAATATTCTGTGTGTGAATTTTAAATAATCAGTTCAAGGACATATGTTTTTATTTACACAAAGATTGACCATGAAGATAGTCATTTTTCCATTCACAATAATGGGGGGATCCTGTTTTCTGCAAACAACGCCTGCAGTACCACTGTCGGCCTTGAACTTCCGTGGCTTCAATGAGAGGGGGGGAGCCGCTTTCCCCTGGTGTAAACGCAGCCTTTAATGACACAGTTAGGTAGAGAATGCCTACCCTGTAAAATTGCAGAtagcaaaaatataaacattcTGTAAACTAAAAGAGGAATGTTTGCCTTTGTGAATTAATTGTGTAGTTGACCTATAAGAATATTGTAGGCTTGATGAAATCGTGCAGGAAAACGTTTATGTCGCTGTCAGAAGTCAAGGCAACTGCTGTAATTCAGGAATTTCTCTTATCATGCAGGAAAAAGGATCTTGCACAGCCCAGGTAAATTACTGCAGGATCTGTAGGAGCAGAAATTACAGAATGTTTGATATTCCTGCAGGACTtgggctgcatttacacagacaGCCCAATTCTGGCTGTAACGCAGGGCGGAGCAGGTGAACCCAAGTGCAGACTCAGACGAGGGGACAGGGATAAGGTAGCtaaggtatttattgaaaagcgggagggagtgggggtggggtGCAGGCCAGGTAGCAGGGAACCAGGAACTGAGGCAAGCGGAGTAAGGGCAGAGTAAGCAGGTCTGGAGCGGAATCCAAGGAAGCAGTAGAGTGGGGGTCCAGGGCAGGGAAGCATGGCTGACGAGACGAGGGACTGGAGAAAGGGAACAGAGTCAGAGCAGCCGGAATTGTAGCAGAGAGAAAAGCAGCGTCAGGCTAGGGAAAAACAGGCACAACGGGATAACAAGATCTATGCAGGAACAAGCGGCTAGAACCgcagactgactgagcagagactACAAACTGACagtgtggaagtggcagggctgagtatttgtagaggccTTGAtcatggaacaggttgcagccgGTGGTGATCTGCTCCGCCTctagcacacctgtctccacacACAATTacaaacacagagggagagagcactgggggagtggTACTGGGGGAGTGGTGGCAGGTgagggagacacaggatgagaagtagagggcgtggcaggagcagatgtaacGCTGCTTTTTTTTCACTCATTGGTCTTTTGACTAATCAGATCTAAAAAGATCTGACTTATCTAATTGGTCCAAATACCAATTAGTGgacaaaagatcagaattgggctgcctgtgtaaatgcagtaATTCCTGCAGGGTCAGGTAAATTCTTGCAGGAATCCAACAGAACCTGCAGGATTATTGAATAGTCTTGCAGGACTTTTTTGTAAGGGTAGAATGACAGTGAAATAGCTTTTTCGTACTCATTTGGATTGTACTTTGAAGCTATTTGGTTATTTGTCATTTCAAAAACATTTACAATAATGTTTTGGAAATAAATCAATTCAGATGTTGCTGCGATTGTCTTTATTTCAATAGTTCTATCTTGGTATTCTGTGTATGTAAAGTACTTTGGTAGCTTGAGGTTTCAAAACACAGGATACCCCACACAATGAAGAAATGTCATCACATACAAGGTCAAGTGGAAGTTTATTGAATCAAACTACAGTTATGAAGTCAACTTTCATTTGGTATAGATATTTTTTGGGGCACTAGATGTAACTAAGCTATGCTACATTCTTTACCAGCTATTTAACATTGTGGTCACAGTAGTTTCGGTAACACTTTCACTTTTATTTCTAATCTTATGCGTTTCAATAGTCACAAGATCAGCAGCACACTCTGGAGGTATGTGGGACGCACCACCGGGGGCAACGTTTTGGTTCGTTTGTTTAACTCACAGTACGTATCAATGGCTCGACGACTGCTGTCACATTATATTTGAGTAAGGCACATATCAAGTTTGAAATCCAGTTATTTAGAAATTAGATGCATAAATACCATAATCACTTTAGAATTATTACAGAAGAGAATACAATGGAGCTATACCATCTAGAGATGCTGCAAATCTGAATGAAATCATAAGAACAACTTTTGGTTCACAAGAAGATGGTCCTAGAAATCAAAACAGAACACTAAGACTTCCATCTAATTATTGTTGATATGTTCTTCTTTAAAAAGGGAATGTGAGAGTTCTCCCTTCTGCCTTTATcaaaccacaacacaccactccTTCGGTTTTCCTCCAGGGggctccacctccctctcctaccccagAAGGAGTGCTCAGTGGCTGGCCTTGGCCTTCTCAAACAGGGGCTTGAGCTCTTCCTGGCTGGTGGCCTCTTTGTGCTGCATCAGGTCGGCATGGCCCTTGGTGACACCCCAGCTATCAGGGGTGGACATGGAGGGACACCTGGGACGGCCGGATGCTGGCTTCAACTTCTCCCAGTAGTCACGGCGagccctgggggagagagaggaacagagggggaagggagaggtgggggattGAAAATGTAAAAGGTCCAATGTATACTCCGGACATGGGAGTAATAAGCTGGTAATAAAATGGTACAGTACTATGTCTAACCTCATGTGTCTTACAGTAACCATTTAAGTTAAATAACTTAACTTTTGCGATTTTGGACTGGAGTCATATAAGGACACTCTTTTGTGGTTCCTGGTATCTAACTAATTTGTACCCGTGTGGTGTATACGGTCTCCTTACCTGGCACGGACCCATGGCTTGGTGTGCATCTCCAGACCAGCACCCCAGTTACCGTGCTTCTCTGAGGCAGCGGGCAGGCAGCCTCTTTCTGTGGCCAGCTCCTCAGCCACAGCCCTGATGTGGTAGGGCTCGAAGCCGCAGCAGCCGCCGATGAAACGGATGCCAACGTTGAAGGCCTCCCTGGCGTACTTGTGCATGTCCCACCTGGTCAGAATCCTGGGCTCCAGACCTGGGGGAGAGGCAGACAtgcagtcagagagagggagttggaaaAGGGAAGAGAAATTaggagaaaggaaggaggaaagagagacagagaaagacgaCCTAGTGGGCAGGAGAGAGATGGCGATGGAGATCTGTGTACGTACCGAAGGGGAACTCTGGCAGGTCGATGAATCCCTGGCAGTTGCAGTCAGGGGTGTGGAAGGCCAGAGGCTGGACCATGTAGTGGGCCTTCAGCCCCGCCTTCTCCACACCCTCCTTCATCATTTTCACCGTCTTCACACAGGTCATGGGGTCAAAGTGACAGTTGATGCCCACAATATTGGCTCCtattggcagagagagagagagagagagtgtgtgtatataaacacAAATAAAGAaaggtcctctcactgtcaactgtgtttatgttcagcaaacttaataacatgtgtaaatatttgtatgaacttaagattcaacaactgagacataaacttaacaagttccacagacatgtgactaacagaaatggaataatgtgtccctgaacaagggggggggggtcacaagtcagtatctggtgtggccaccagctgcattaagtactgcagtgcgtcTCCTCCACATGGACTGTACCAgctttgccagttcttgctgtgagatgttactccactcttccactaagcatctgcaagttcccagacatttctggggaaatggccctcaccctccgatccaacaggtcccagacgtgctcaatgggattgagatttgggctcttcgctggccatggcagaacactgacattcctgtcttgcaggatatcacgcacagaacgagcagtatggctggtggcattgtcatgctggagggtcatgtcaggatgagcctgcaggaagggtaccacatgagggaggaggatgtcttccctgtaacgcacagcgttgagattgcctgcaatgacaacaagctcagtccgatgatgctttgacacaccgccccagaccatgacggaccctccacctccaaatcgatcccgctccagagtacaggcctcggtgtaacgctcattccttcgacgataaacgtgaatccgaccatcacccatggtgagacaaaaccctgacttgtcagtgaagagcactttttgccagtcctgtctgggccagcgacggtgggtttgtgcccataggcgacgttgttgccggtgatgtatggtgaggacctgccttacaacaggcctacaagccctcagtccagcctctctctgcctattgcgaacagtctaagcactaatggagggattgtgcgttcctggtataactcgggcagttgttgccatcctgtacctgtcccacaggtgtgatgtaccgatcctgtgcaggtgttgttacatgtggtctgctactgcaaggacgatcagctgtctgcaCTGTCTTAGGCGTTGCAATTTATCGACCACATCTGCAATCCTCATGccttcttgcagcatgcctaaggcacgttcacgcagatgagcagggtccctgggcatctttcttttggtgtttttcagattcagtagaaaggcctctttagtgtcctaagttgccataactgtgaccttaattgcctgccgcctgtaagctgttagtgtcttgacGACCGTtctacaggtgcatgttcattaattgtttatggtccgttgaacaagcatgggaaacagtgtttaaaccctttacaatgaagatctgtgaagttatttggatttttatgaatgatctttgaaagacagcgTCCTGAAGAAgcgacgtttatttttttgctgagatatatatatatatatatatatatggagtcCCATACCAGCTTTGACCAGCCGGACGGCACAGTCTCCAGGGCTGACTCCATTGAGGTCTCCGTCAGGGCCGATACACAGAGAGGCACACACTGGCTTGCCTGAGGTCTTCAGCACCTGCACGGCCCACTCTGCCTCCTCCACATGCTCAAAGTactgcacaaacacacagggtaaaaaaaaaagtgacaACCCAAGCAATACAGAAACCAGCATTGTCCAAGTGAAGATTCATTGCACGTAGAATCGGTCAGGTCAAAATCAGATTTACGGTATCAGTATGCCATGAGGGCAAGAAGTTGATCTACTATATGTGCGTACATCATGCCATTCCTACCTCTGCAATCATGAAATCCACGTTCTTCTTGACGAAGACATCAAGCTGCCTCTTGAAGATGCCCTTGACCTCGTCCTCGCACTTGCAGCTCAAGTAAGAGGGGGTCTGGGAGACCCCGCCCGCCACCATCGCGTCGCCCTCATTGGCCACCTCCCTGGCCAGGTCACAGGCGGCCTCGTTGATTTGTGTGCCCTGGTGTCAATCAAG
This region of Oncorhynchus masou masou isolate Uvic2021 chromosome 8, UVic_Omas_1.1, whole genome shotgun sequence genomic DNA includes:
- the LOC135544626 gene encoding betaine--homocysteine S-methyltransferase 1, producing MIMAPAGAKRNILERLDAGEIVIGDGGFVFALEKRGYVKAGPWTPEAAAEHPEAVRQLHREFLRAGSNVMQTFTFYASDDKLENRGNAQRFTGTQINEAACDLAREVANEGDAMVAGGVSQTPSYLSCKCEDEVKGIFKRQLDVFVKKNVDFMIAEYFEHVEEAEWAVQVLKTSGKPVCASLCIGPDGDLNGVSPGDCAVRLVKAGANIVGINCHFDPMTCVKTVKMMKEGVEKAGLKAHYMVQPLAFHTPDCNCQGFIDLPEFPFGLEPRILTRWDMHKYAREAFNVGIRFIGGCCGFEPYHIRAVAEELATERGCLPAASEKHGNWGAGLEMHTKPWVRARARRDYWEKLKPASGRPRCPSMSTPDSWGVTKGHADLMQHKEATSQEELKPLFEKAKASH